The following proteins come from a genomic window of Nicotiana tomentosiformis chromosome 12, ASM39032v3, whole genome shotgun sequence:
- the LOC104116344 gene encoding pectinesterase-like, whose protein sequence is MGIEQFVPKILAFFLIFTFLCSSPFAAPSSFRGPTFCEITPFPDLCKYFLPQNKSTNIHDYGRLSIQLSSSATTQFLDSVNGYLNSKTTSSQSTIFVLQDCQLLIGLNLDFLSNVAGTITQPGNTLQGSQFDDVETLLSACITNQQTCLDSLQITPSAADIASQIFPTLANGSMMYSVSLALFKYGWLPNSPAKTSYSSGSGEMILKTARGGRKLLQMSGISSVNVTQMVVVNPDGSGNFTTINDAIAAAPNNTKAGNGYYMIYVVAGVYQEYVSIASNKKYLMMVGDGINKTIITGNHSVVDGWTTFNSATFAVVGQGFLAMNITFQNTAGAIKHQAVAVRNGADLSTFYNCSFEGYQDTLYTHSMRQFYRECDIYGTVDFIFGNAAVVFQNCNIYPRLPLQGQFNPITAQGRTDINQNTGTSIHNCTIKAAPDLASSNGTTQTYLGRPWKEYSRTVYMQSFMDSLINPAGWAAWSGDFALSTLYYAEYNNTGPGSNTSSRVTWPGYHVINSTDAISFTVSNFIAGNFWLPATGVPYTGDLL, encoded by the exons ATGGGAATAGAACAGTTTGTGCCTAAAATTCTCGCTTTCTTTCTGATCTTCACCTTTCTTTGCTCCTCTCCCTTTGCCGCACCATCTTCTTTCAGAGGACCTACCTTTTGTGAAATCACTCCCTTCCCTGACTTGTGCAAATATTTTCTTCCTCAAAACAAGTCTACAAACATACATGACTACGGAAGGCTGTCCATTCAGCTTTCTTCATCAGCAACTACACAATTTCTTGATTCAGTCAATGGTTACTTAAACTCAAAAACTACATCATCTCAAAGTACCATATTTGTCCTCCAAGATTGCCAATTACTTATTGGCCTAAATTTGGATTTCTTATCCAACGTCGCGGGTACTATTACCCAACCTGGAAATACCCTTCAGGGTTCACAATTTGATGATGTTGAAACCTTGCTTAGTGCTTGTATAACCAATCAACAAACCTGCTTGGACAGCCTTCAAATCACTCCTTCAGCTGCAGACATTGCGAGTCAGATTTTTCCTACACTTGCTAATGGCAGCATGATGTATAGCGTATCTCTTGCCCTTTTTAAGTATGGCTGGCTTCCTAATTCACCTGCCAAAACGAGCTATAGTAGTGGGAGCGGGGAAATGATTTTAAAGACAGCAAGAGGTGGACGAAAGCTCTTGCAAATGAGTGGAATTAGTTCTGTAAACGTGACACAAATGGTAGTGGTGAATCCAGATGGATCTGGGAATTTCACAACTATCAATGATGCCATTGCAGCTGCGCCAAATAATACGAAAGCAGGAAACGGGTATTACATGATATATGTGGTTGCTGGTGTGTACCAAGAGTATGTCTCTATTGCCAGTAACAAGAAGTATTTGATGATGGTTGGTGATGGCATTAATAAGACTATTATCACTGGTAATCACAGCGTAGTTGATGGATGGACaaccttcaattctgccacattCG CTGTGGTTGGGCAAGGATTTCTGGCAATGAACATTACCTTTCAGAACACAGCAGGAGCAATAAAGCATCAAGCAGTGGCAGTTCGAAATGGTGCTGATCTATCTACATTTTACAATTGCAGCTTTGAAGGGTATCAAGACACTTTGTACACGCATTCTATGAGACAATTCTACAGGGAATGTGATATATACGGGACGGTCGATTTCATTTTCGGAAATGCTGCTGTAGTTTTCCAGAACTGTAACATATATCCACGCCTTCCATTACAAGGCCAGTTTAATCCAATCACTGCACAGGGCAGAACTGACATAAACCAGAATACAGGCACATCCATTCACAATTGCACCATAAAAGCTGCCCCTGATCTAGCATCGAGCAATGGTACTACACAGACATATTTAGGCCGACCGTGGAAGGAATATTCAAGAACAGTTTATATGCAATCCTTCATGGATAGCCTGATAAATCCTGCTGGTTGGGCAGCTTGGTCTGGAGATTTCGCGCTAAGTACGTTATATTATGCTGAATATAACAACACAGGCCCTGGATCCAATACGAGCAGCAGGGTaacttggcctggttatcatgTGATTAACAGCACAGATGCTATCAGTTTTACAGTTTCCAATTTCATAGCAGGAAACTTTTGGCTGCCTGCCACTGGAGTCCCTTATACTGGTGATTTACTTTAA